The Natrinema salaciae genome includes a window with the following:
- a CDS encoding DUF7692 domain-containing protein codes for MSHNETPGSVRIRTDDGNEWRFNAIQKASRFYDCNRSNAIAFACNDVDALVSAARRVLERDDLTREQRQEIAETLSTRAVSFDLESSVSVTTKGEM; via the coding sequence ATGTCTCACAACGAGACTCCCGGATCGGTACGCATCCGGACCGACGACGGTAACGAGTGGCGCTTCAACGCCATCCAGAAAGCTTCCCGCTTCTACGACTGCAACCGATCGAACGCGATCGCGTTCGCATGCAACGATGTAGACGCGTTGGTCTCCGCAGCTCGGCGCGTTCTTGAGCGAGATGACCTCACTCGCGAGCAACGTCAGGAGATCGCCGAGACTCTCAGCACTCGAGCCGTCAGTTTCGACCTCGAGAGTTCCGTCTCAGTGACGACGAAGGGAGAGATGTAA
- a CDS encoding pentapeptide repeat-containing protein has translation MCQFVFDPDLWFNEVRYLEEKWECPYPSLPGFSHCIFHILPHTRDRIFDSYAEIELEFIKAIRSVGFIDIICTTVRVLDLGKLSLVASLNRNIQLGYSTVVNELDISRSQIGRRTFIEDCWIESLNATDTVFESDFLLSGSKVKNAHFLNADFKRTSRFRDVRFGKTDFTEVEFRNVVSFCESIPEEANVYQVEKHLGKNPSVFKETPDFMNANFRNGAIFSGTLFKKAGNFYHANFEGGCTFHNTEFNIGCYFDFATFDSETEFVECELGIASFEKCVFDGPTIFDKSKLGGEKGYLQEQSIESHAIFEGISNHKSNNINNILVDSIPAHNFEEVLPHAASFTNCQSEDLLSLEGVKSNGSIKAFTSDLDFIELDFEFETSSPTISFHGSTIRGGTITISREDSFYELVRSTIGDVNIRTKSSKNPFKNLYIQNTNFDGFNFSDYREELRDVNWKIDGYVHNGEHNPSDKRETTYSKAKAGAEQIGDTYAESKFFIIEKRLRRENHRKQISDPRDKKDKIAGFWGYLSNLAYDYTCRYAESSSRVVGTSITAVLVFSLLYRLTDIDLAYESNFVLRAPSFVPAPTIPSKYVDELGIEYLIFSLESFTSFVLGGGPEVTNSTVRLLAALQSFLGAFLIGLFVATLVRTVKR, from the coding sequence ATGTGCCAATTTGTATTTGATCCAGATCTCTGGTTTAACGAGGTTCGATATCTCGAGGAAAAGTGGGAATGCCCCTATCCCTCACTACCAGGTTTTTCGCACTGTATATTCCACATACTCCCTCATACTAGAGACAGGATTTTTGATTCTTACGCAGAAATAGAGCTAGAATTTATAAAAGCGATACGATCGGTTGGATTTATAGATATAATATGTACTACAGTTAGGGTATTGGACCTGGGCAAACTTTCGTTAGTAGCTAGCTTGAACCGAAATATCCAGTTAGGGTATTCTACCGTAGTCAACGAACTCGATATTAGCAGGAGCCAAATTGGGAGGAGAACATTCATAGAGGATTGTTGGATAGAGTCGCTCAATGCGACTGATACAGTGTTTGAATCTGATTTCCTGTTAAGTGGGTCAAAGGTTAAGAACGCCCACTTTCTAAATGCTGATTTTAAGAGGACCAGTCGGTTCCGAGACGTTCGATTCGGTAAGACAGATTTTACCGAAGTAGAATTTAGAAACGTCGTTTCTTTCTGTGAATCAATACCCGAAGAGGCCAATGTTTATCAGGTAGAGAAACACTTAGGAAAAAACCCGAGTGTTTTCAAAGAGACACCCGATTTTATGAATGCCAATTTTCGGAACGGTGCGATTTTCTCAGGAACTTTATTTAAGAAGGCGGGTAACTTCTATCACGCAAATTTTGAAGGGGGCTGTACCTTTCACAACACGGAATTCAATATTGGCTGTTATTTTGACTTTGCCACCTTTGATAGCGAAACAGAGTTTGTTGAATGTGAATTAGGTATAGCGAGTTTTGAAAAGTGTGTATTTGATGGCCCAACAATTTTTGATAAGTCTAAATTAGGGGGAGAAAAAGGATATCTACAGGAACAGAGCATCGAAAGCCATGCTATCTTTGAAGGAATATCTAACCATAAATCAAATAATATAAATAATATTTTAGTAGATAGTATACCAGCACATAATTTTGAAGAGGTCTTACCTCACGCTGCATCCTTTACAAACTGCCAATCGGAGGATTTGTTATCATTAGAGGGTGTAAAATCAAATGGATCAATAAAAGCATTCACAAGTGACCTAGATTTCATTGAACTCGATTTCGAATTTGAGACATCATCTCCAACGATATCTTTCCATGGATCGACAATTAGAGGTGGGACTATAACGATATCAAGAGAAGATTCCTTCTACGAACTCGTACGGTCCACCATTGGGGACGTAAATATTAGAACAAAGTCAAGCAAAAACCCTTTCAAAAATCTCTATATCCAGAACACCAATTTTGATGGTTTTAATTTCTCTGACTATAGGGAAGAACTGCGAGATGTCAACTGGAAAATTGACGGGTATGTTCACAATGGAGAACATAACCCTTCGGATAAAAGAGAAACAACCTATTCAAAGGCCAAAGCAGGGGCAGAGCAGATCGGCGATACCTATGCAGAATCAAAGTTCTTCATAATTGAGAAGAGATTGCGGAGAGAAAATCATAGAAAGCAAATCAGCGATCCCAGGGATAAGAAGGATAAGATAGCTGGATTTTGGGGATATTTGTCCAACCTCGCCTATGACTATACTTGCAGGTATGCGGAAAGTTCTTCAAGAGTAGTTGGCACATCAATTACTGCCGTCCTAGTATTCTCACTACTATATCGTTTAACGGATATTGATTTGGCCTATGAATCTAATTTTGTGCTACGAGCCCCGAGTTTCGTGCCAGCGCCAACTATTCCCAGTAAATATGTTGACGAGCTTGGGATCGAGTATTTAATATTCAGTCTAGAATCGTTCACCTCTTTTGTTTTAGGAGGGGGACCAGAAGTCACGAACTCTACAGTACGGCTATTAGCAGCCCTTCAGAGCTTTTTAGGCGCCTTCCTAATTGGCCTATTTGTAGCTACATTAGTTAGAACAGTTAAAAGATGA
- a CDS encoding metal-dependent hydrolase, whose product MAGFDGHLKVAIVVGALFTAYTLPKLIAHGVLMTLEHRILYLVLAFGGVVVFGVLLDIDVWSSIPRRLFGKGILAVATVAPLYFLITEPARLYGIGSLAATILSIGSVSTEVIGAVTLLVLGLGIAKTIGFGLDELTDHRGLIHSKEFVIGCGLIAFLGLWQWGELPTLAAIPVAVAVTLGGIVHLSVDAVS is encoded by the coding sequence ATGGCTGGATTCGACGGGCATCTCAAAGTTGCAATTGTCGTTGGGGCACTGTTCACAGCATATACACTCCCGAAACTCATCGCTCACGGTGTTCTGATGACGCTTGAGCATCGGATTTTATATCTTGTACTCGCGTTTGGCGGCGTCGTAGTATTCGGCGTGCTACTTGACATCGACGTGTGGTCTTCGATTCCCCGCCGTCTATTCGGGAAAGGAATTCTCGCTGTTGCAACAGTTGCGCCCCTATATTTCTTGATCACAGAACCAGCACGACTGTATGGAATCGGTAGTCTCGCCGCCACGATCCTAAGTATTGGTAGCGTTTCAACCGAGGTAATCGGGGCCGTGACACTACTCGTGCTTGGTCTGGGTATCGCGAAAACGATCGGGTTCGGCCTGGATGAACTCACAGATCATCGGGGACTGATACACTCGAAAGAGTTCGTAATCGGATGTGGCCTCATCGCGTTCCTAGGGCTGTGGCAGTGGGGAGAACTACCGACGCTTGCGGCTATACCCGTTGCAGTCGCCGTCACTCTCGGAGGTATTGTTCACCTCTCAGTAGATGCAGTCAGCTGA
- a CDS encoding DUF7845 domain-containing protein — MSQVETTPHEIEGRWKWPDWGRGPYDALSSVMLGPPFEGYLEITTEVDGEPWHLEVSYSKSGFAPRLSDGINAERLYEWDIKGRGRGERKASYNIGPRFPNMRHWESGERLQLPWENQVGEVDGVDVEFHTSNIEPDRGLELLPEFFAAIFDHAGERIHSEYFRTQPHEASRMWAYERYVRIRREWAEKLSSAGVLQKVAHYLSDLEGVKAELHIDNQEIVNHQNRLFLNPTSASELLPGHTYGRKFEIYQLADPDAVSKDHPSYHPKVEVLVNKSMNGGEAWAWSDRHEVTEQIEETLLNALHWEDIPLGPDGSGVYVADDHFDAVARDDLVELYEDPTPRLEAKSDHLLMTTLRDMGETARDVTETVATDGGATVDGLADELGKHPATIYRAINDLGEVLELDQGEISFRARKYREELRALVESAEYAIESYADRMQHIMGLADHVAESSPFQEWLAKNGADLEFDENGEPRRMRIDTILSRLKSDSFENVATIASEALEKWSKSGNDPMDLRGVELTWKTPGGGTETGFVGAVADR, encoded by the coding sequence ATGTCTCAGGTCGAGACGACGCCGCACGAGATCGAGGGGCGCTGGAAGTGGCCCGACTGGGGCCGCGGGCCCTACGACGCGCTGTCGTCGGTGATGCTCGGGCCGCCCTTCGAAGGCTACCTCGAGATCACGACCGAGGTCGACGGCGAGCCCTGGCACCTGGAGGTGAGCTACAGCAAGTCGGGGTTCGCTCCGCGGCTGTCCGACGGGATCAACGCCGAGCGGCTCTACGAGTGGGATATTAAGGGCCGTGGGCGCGGGGAGCGAAAGGCGTCGTACAACATCGGCCCGCGGTTCCCGAACATGCGCCACTGGGAGAGCGGCGAGCGGTTGCAACTCCCGTGGGAGAATCAGGTCGGTGAAGTCGACGGCGTCGACGTCGAGTTCCACACGAGCAACATCGAACCCGATCGCGGCCTCGAGTTGCTGCCGGAGTTCTTCGCGGCGATCTTCGACCACGCTGGCGAGCGGATTCATTCGGAGTACTTCCGTACGCAGCCCCACGAGGCGAGCCGGATGTGGGCGTACGAGCGGTACGTTCGGATTCGTCGCGAGTGGGCAGAAAAGCTCTCGTCGGCCGGTGTACTGCAGAAGGTCGCGCACTATCTCTCCGACCTTGAGGGGGTGAAGGCCGAACTCCACATCGACAATCAGGAGATCGTCAACCACCAGAATCGGTTGTTCTTGAACCCCACGTCGGCCAGCGAGTTGCTACCCGGCCACACCTACGGGCGGAAGTTCGAGATCTACCAGCTGGCCGATCCGGACGCAGTGTCGAAAGATCACCCGTCGTATCATCCGAAGGTGGAGGTCCTGGTGAACAAGTCGATGAACGGCGGCGAGGCATGGGCGTGGTCCGATCGTCACGAAGTGACCGAGCAAATCGAGGAGACATTGTTGAACGCGCTCCACTGGGAAGACATCCCGCTCGGACCCGATGGGAGCGGCGTTTACGTGGCTGACGACCATTTCGACGCGGTCGCTCGAGACGACCTGGTCGAACTCTACGAAGATCCGACGCCGCGTCTCGAAGCGAAGTCGGACCACCTGTTGATGACGACGCTGCGGGACATGGGCGAGACTGCCCGCGACGTGACGGAGACCGTCGCGACCGACGGCGGTGCGACGGTCGACGGCCTCGCCGACGAGTTGGGGAAACACCCCGCGACGATCTACCGAGCGATCAACGATCTCGGCGAGGTCCTCGAGCTCGACCAGGGCGAGATCTCGTTTCGGGCCCGGAAGTACCGCGAGGAACTCCGGGCGCTCGTCGAGTCGGCCGAGTACGCGATCGAGAGCTACGCCGATCGGATGCAGCACATCATGGGCTTGGCCGATCACGTCGCCGAGTCCTCTCCCTTCCAGGAGTGGCTCGCGAAGAACGGGGCCGACCTCGAGTTCGACGAGAACGGCGAGCCCCGACGGATGCGGATCGACACGATACTCTCCCGGTTGAAGTCGGACAGCTTCGAGAACGTCGCGACGATCGCCAGCGAGGCCCTCGAGAAGTGGTCGAAGTCAGGGAACGATCCGATGGACCTCCGCGGCGTGGAGCTGACCTGGAAGACTCCCGGCGGCGGGACTGAAACCGGATTCGTCGGCGCGGTCGCCGACCGCTGA
- a CDS encoding DUF488 family protein, N3 subclade yields the protein MTVRTTYFGGLNSRFEPGDEDAVFGVVRYPRDFVKRVTDRNIPAVAPPEDLLNAYKAVEEAAEENGEPNPAAIAWNSVDYERRYLESLEQPGPQTVIAELADRARERDIWLVCWEKDARWCHRRLLANAVVAQLEDTEVVHHPNPSTIPVDTGDDEPDDDPDATLADFAEAGGA from the coding sequence GTGACCGTCCGAACGACGTACTTCGGCGGGCTCAACTCGAGGTTCGAACCCGGGGACGAGGATGCCGTATTCGGCGTCGTGCGCTACCCGCGGGACTTCGTGAAACGGGTCACCGATCGGAACATCCCTGCCGTTGCGCCACCAGAGGATCTCCTGAACGCGTACAAGGCCGTCGAGGAGGCCGCCGAGGAAAACGGCGAACCGAACCCGGCCGCGATCGCGTGGAACTCCGTCGACTACGAGCGGCGGTATCTCGAATCCCTCGAGCAACCGGGCCCACAGACGGTGATCGCGGAGCTGGCGGATCGTGCTCGCGAGCGGGATATCTGGCTCGTCTGCTGGGAAAAAGATGCCCGGTGGTGTCACCGTCGGTTGCTCGCGAACGCGGTCGTCGCTCAACTTGAAGACACCGAGGTTGTCCATCATCCGAACCCGTCGACGATCCCCGTCGACACCGGTGACGACGAGCCCGACGATGATCCGGATGCGACGCTCGCCGACTTCGCCGAGGCCGGAGGTGCGTAA
- a CDS encoding DNA adenine methylase has translation MISAFPYIGGKTRLAEWVIEHLPEHTTYVEPFGGSASVLLNKPRSNVEVFNDKDSDVVTFFRVARKRPDELAEWCRYTPFSEQLHAEWADEFFAGERPSDDIEHAGKWLFLRYSQYAGKVSRKSGFKRESPRDEKGSRNARNWVNAPERIQQVAERFRGVSVVHEDFQSVVERYDSPETAFYLDPPYYEKEDLYRASADHTTLEHTLCEIEGYAIVSYTDIPPGLYEGDEWNIVERTVTHSAAGNGKTANERLILNFEPSTEREFNQRTLADVCSTGGESA, from the coding sequence GTGATAAGCGCGTTCCCGTACATTGGTGGGAAAACCCGCCTTGCGGAGTGGGTAATTGAACACCTGCCTGAACATACTACGTACGTCGAACCGTTCGGCGGCTCCGCGTCTGTCCTCCTGAATAAGCCTCGTAGCAACGTCGAGGTCTTCAACGACAAGGATAGCGACGTGGTGACGTTCTTCCGGGTGGCTCGAAAGCGTCCGGACGAACTTGCGGAATGGTGCCGGTATACACCGTTTTCCGAACAGCTTCATGCTGAGTGGGCTGACGAGTTCTTCGCTGGCGAACGCCCGAGTGACGACATCGAGCATGCCGGGAAGTGGCTGTTTCTCCGCTATAGTCAGTATGCGGGGAAGGTTTCGCGTAAAAGCGGATTCAAACGGGAGAGCCCACGTGATGAGAAGGGAAGCCGGAACGCGAGAAACTGGGTTAACGCTCCTGAGCGCATCCAGCAAGTCGCAGAACGGTTCCGTGGCGTTTCTGTCGTCCATGAGGATTTCCAGAGCGTCGTCGAGCGATACGATTCGCCCGAGACAGCGTTCTACCTCGACCCGCCGTACTACGAGAAAGAAGACCTCTATCGTGCATCTGCTGATCACACCACGCTTGAGCATACGCTCTGTGAAATCGAGGGCTACGCCATTGTCTCGTACACGGATATCCCACCAGGACTGTACGAGGGCGACGAGTGGAACATCGTCGAGCGGACGGTTACCCACTCCGCTGCAGGAAACGGGAAAACTGCCAACGAACGCCTGATACTGAACTTCGAGCCGTCGACGGAGCGTGAGTTCAATCAGCGAACGCTTGCGGATGTCTGTTCGACCGGTGGTGAGTCGGCGTGA
- a CDS encoding DUF7563 family protein yields MVRVTVAPWSSVNHSTCQHCGAHVTDRFRRVFGDDDDRVHRCGDCDSYARLSRGSAAGIDVGIPDPETSPGRHGGEADA; encoded by the coding sequence GTGGTCCGCGTGACGGTCGCCCCGTGGTCGTCGGTCAATCACTCGACGTGCCAGCACTGCGGCGCTCACGTCACGGACCGCTTCCGGCGGGTCTTCGGTGACGACGACGACCGAGTCCACCGCTGCGGTGACTGTGACTCCTACGCGCGACTGAGCCGCGGCTCCGCCGCTGGCATCGACGTTGGGATTCCAGATCCGGAAACCTCGCCCGGCCGCCACGGAGGTGAGGCCGATGCGTGA
- a CDS encoding DUF5794 domain-containing protein: MSTSQHPVALQMERIVGGDARLLALVMMLPLVDGVFPALILAGALDDPLGAIQVGLLIFGGSATVAVILAEMDGTPREQATVVLLVGIPLILLAVVQAALAPAIESVLDIVIFERFAALVIAAIAAKTASATIGDYLPNPVVVIGLGLVASVDPSGANFVVMTNPVLVANATLAAAIGVAFALTIALAGPYLREYMDIDRFRFGSAVALGLLPLSLLGMGFGQAPLAALIVAALFAVDFPFRSDSDANSSVGADDAAAQMGAVADGGEADESPAVDADTDPNPETEPGAYPGDDGTDTAGRAPWL; the protein is encoded by the coding sequence ATGAGTACGTCACAGCACCCAGTCGCGCTCCAGATGGAGCGCATCGTCGGGGGTGACGCCAGGCTCCTGGCGCTGGTGATGATGCTGCCGTTAGTCGACGGCGTCTTCCCCGCACTAATTTTGGCCGGCGCGCTCGACGACCCGCTCGGCGCGATCCAGGTCGGGCTCCTCATCTTCGGCGGCAGCGCGACCGTCGCCGTGATCCTTGCGGAGATGGACGGCACGCCCCGCGAGCAGGCCACGGTCGTCCTGCTGGTCGGAATCCCGCTCATACTGCTGGCGGTGGTCCAGGCCGCGCTCGCACCGGCGATCGAGAGCGTGCTCGACATCGTCATCTTCGAGCGGTTCGCGGCGCTGGTGATCGCCGCCATCGCGGCCAAGACCGCCAGCGCAACGATCGGCGACTACCTCCCCAACCCCGTCGTCGTCATCGGGCTGGGGCTGGTCGCGAGCGTCGACCCTTCGGGGGCGAACTTCGTCGTGATGACCAACCCGGTACTCGTGGCCAACGCGACGCTGGCGGCGGCCATCGGGGTGGCGTTCGCGCTGACCATCGCCCTCGCTGGCCCGTACCTGCGCGAGTACATGGACATCGACCGGTTCCGCTTCGGGAGCGCGGTCGCCCTCGGCCTGCTCCCGCTGTCCCTGCTCGGGATGGGGTTCGGACAAGCCCCGCTGGCCGCGCTGATCGTCGCCGCCCTGTTCGCCGTCGACTTCCCCTTCCGCTCGGATTCGGACGCGAACTCGAGCGTGGGGGCAGACGACGCGGCCGCCCAGATGGGGGCGGTGGCCGACGGCGGCGAGGCGGACGAGTCGCCGGCGGTCGACGCCGACACCGACCCCAATCCCGAGACCGAGCCCGGCGCGTATCCTGGCGACGACGGGACGGACACGGCGGGCCGAGCCCCGTGGCTGTAA
- the guaB gene encoding IMP dehydrogenase gives MANDVPEHEPYSSKLQVPEALTFDDVLLRPKESRVEPDDADLTSRVSKNVEVSVPILSAAMDTVTESDMAIAMARHGGLGVLHRNMNIDEMVEEIGRVKSADELIIPLDSVVTADPEMTVREVDERMARQGVGGAPVVNTNGEVLGIISSTDIRPHLEVNEDDPVTEAMTDEVITAHEDVDAREAFELMYEHKIERVPVVDDENLLVGLVTMQGILQRREYQEAVRDEDGRLRCGVAVSPFEQDRALAADEAGADILFIDTAHAHNLNVIDGAREIKESVDADVVVGNIGTREAAEDLVDFADGLKVGIGPGSICTTRVVSGSGMPQITAVAQVADVAAEHDVPVIADGGIRYSGDAIKAIAAGADAVMLGSYFAGTDEAPGRVVTMNGKKYKQYRGMGSVGAMKSGDSDRYLKDEPDEEDEYVPEGVEAATPYKGSLQSELHQLAGGMQSGMGYVGAETIPGFKERSEFVRISAAGQAESHAHDVVITDEAPNYSPDSE, from the coding sequence ATGGCGAACGACGTTCCCGAGCACGAGCCCTATTCTTCGAAACTGCAGGTACCGGAAGCGCTAACGTTCGACGATGTCCTTCTGCGTCCGAAGGAGAGCCGCGTCGAACCCGACGACGCCGACCTCACGTCCCGCGTCTCGAAGAACGTCGAGGTTTCGGTGCCCATCCTCTCGGCGGCGATGGACACCGTCACCGAGAGCGACATGGCGATCGCGATGGCCCGCCACGGCGGCCTCGGCGTCCTCCACCGCAACATGAACATCGACGAGATGGTCGAGGAGATCGGCCGCGTCAAGAGCGCCGACGAGTTGATCATCCCCCTCGACTCCGTCGTCACCGCGGATCCGGAGATGACCGTCCGCGAGGTCGACGAGCGAATGGCCCGCCAGGGCGTCGGCGGCGCGCCCGTCGTCAACACCAACGGCGAGGTCCTGGGGATCATCTCGAGCACGGACATCCGGCCACACCTCGAAGTCAACGAGGACGACCCGGTGACCGAAGCGATGACCGACGAGGTCATCACGGCCCACGAGGACGTCGACGCCCGCGAGGCGTTCGAGCTGATGTACGAGCACAAGATCGAGCGGGTCCCGGTCGTCGACGACGAGAACCTCCTCGTTGGGCTGGTGACGATGCAGGGCATCCTCCAGCGCCGCGAGTATCAGGAGGCCGTCCGCGACGAGGACGGACGCCTCCGCTGTGGCGTCGCGGTCAGTCCCTTCGAACAGGACCGCGCGCTCGCGGCCGACGAGGCCGGTGCGGACATCCTCTTCATCGATACCGCGCACGCGCACAACCTGAACGTCATCGACGGCGCTCGAGAGATCAAGGAGTCCGTCGATGCCGACGTCGTCGTCGGCAACATCGGCACCCGCGAGGCGGCCGAAGACCTCGTCGACTTCGCCGACGGCCTGAAGGTCGGTATCGGCCCGGGATCGATCTGTACCACGCGCGTCGTCTCCGGCTCAGGTATGCCGCAGATTACGGCCGTCGCGCAGGTCGCCGACGTGGCCGCCGAACACGACGTGCCGGTGATCGCGGACGGCGGCATCCGCTACTCCGGCGACGCGATCAAGGCGATCGCGGCCGGCGCGGACGCCGTCATGCTCGGCTCCTACTTCGCCGGCACCGACGAAGCCCCCGGTCGGGTCGTCACGATGAACGGCAAGAAGTACAAGCAGTACCGCGGCATGGGATCGGTCGGCGCGATGAAGTCCGGTGACAGCGACCGCTACCTCAAGGACGAGCCCGACGAGGAAGACGAGTACGTCCCGGAGGGCGTCGAGGCGGCGACGCCGTACAAGGGCTCGCTCCAGTCCGAACTCCACCAGCTCGCGGGCGGCATGCAGTCGGGCATGGGCTACGTCGGTGCGGAGACGATCCCTGGCTTCAAGGAGCGCTCGGAGTTCGTCCGCATCTCGGCGGCCGGACAGGCCGAGAGCCACGCCCACGACGTCGTCATCACCGACGAAGCGCCGAACTACTCGCCCGATAGCGAGTAA
- a CDS encoding AMP-binding protein: MAWHITLEGESYDAAREAFSWDVPAGFNAATDLVGKHPDGDRPALFQAYPDGRRETYTFDDLDRRSNAVANALESMGVARGDRVAVVVPQKPENVLAHLASWKRGAVSLPLSVLFGADALRYRLRDSEVRVAVVDAAQWETIRAVAPNCPALEHVLVVDADPEAARVGEATVRSFEGAVEDRSSEYDPVETDADTPAIVMYTSGSTGEPKGVLHTHDVWLGHCPAFSMYFERDVRGDSVYWTPADWAWIGALGDLVFPAWHYGRPVVGYPMGSFDPETAFEIAAAFDVTNAFVPPTAIRMLTTVDEPTDRFDLSLEAICSGGEPLTSEILEWADEELAGTVINELYGQTEANLLVTNCREWFPAKPGSMGKPVPGHDVAVIDPDTGDPVEPGEVGEIAVRRGDDPAVFEAYWNAPEQTAAVTLDEWHLTGDLAKRDADGYVWFVSRDDDLIITSGYRVAPREVEEAILEHPTVEQVGVVGVPDDTRGEIIKAVVQPVAGETGTDELRREIRDLVRERVAEYEYPREIEFVDELPTTTTGKIRRTELG; the protein is encoded by the coding sequence ATGGCATGGCACATTACGCTCGAGGGTGAGTCGTACGACGCGGCGCGCGAGGCGTTCTCGTGGGACGTCCCAGCGGGGTTCAACGCGGCGACCGATCTGGTCGGGAAGCACCCGGACGGCGACCGGCCGGCGCTCTTCCAGGCGTACCCGGACGGTCGCCGCGAGACGTACACTTTCGACGACCTCGATCGGCGGTCGAACGCCGTCGCGAACGCGCTCGAGTCGATGGGGGTCGCTCGAGGCGACCGGGTCGCGGTCGTCGTCCCGCAGAAACCGGAAAACGTCCTCGCGCACCTCGCCAGCTGGAAACGCGGGGCGGTGTCGCTCCCGCTGTCGGTGCTGTTCGGGGCGGACGCGCTGCGGTACCGGCTGCGAGATAGCGAGGTGCGAGTGGCGGTCGTCGACGCCGCCCAGTGGGAGACGATCCGCGCCGTCGCGCCGAACTGCCCCGCCCTGGAGCACGTCCTCGTCGTCGACGCCGATCCGGAGGCGGCGCGCGTCGGCGAGGCGACCGTCAGGAGCTTCGAGGGAGCCGTCGAGGACCGCTCGAGCGAGTACGACCCCGTCGAGACCGACGCCGACACGCCGGCGATCGTCATGTACACGAGCGGGAGTACCGGCGAGCCGAAGGGCGTCCTCCACACCCACGACGTCTGGCTCGGCCACTGCCCGGCGTTTTCGATGTACTTCGAGCGGGACGTCCGCGGCGACTCGGTCTACTGGACGCCCGCCGACTGGGCGTGGATCGGCGCGCTGGGCGATCTCGTCTTCCCGGCGTGGCACTACGGCCGGCCGGTCGTCGGCTATCCGATGGGATCGTTCGATCCGGAGACCGCGTTCGAGATCGCCGCGGCGTTCGACGTGACGAACGCCTTCGTCCCGCCGACGGCCATCCGGATGCTCACGACCGTCGACGAGCCGACCGACCGGTTCGACCTGTCGCTCGAGGCGATCTGTTCCGGCGGCGAACCGCTGACGAGCGAGATCCTCGAGTGGGCCGACGAGGAACTCGCGGGGACGGTCATCAACGAGCTATACGGCCAGACGGAGGCGAACCTGCTGGTCACGAACTGCCGGGAGTGGTTCCCCGCGAAGCCGGGCAGCATGGGGAAACCCGTTCCTGGACACGACGTGGCCGTCATCGACCCCGACACCGGCGATCCCGTGGAACCGGGCGAGGTCGGCGAGATCGCGGTTCGGCGCGGCGACGATCCGGCCGTCTTCGAGGCGTACTGGAACGCTCCGGAGCAGACGGCCGCGGTGACGCTCGACGAGTGGCATCTCACCGGCGACCTCGCGAAACGCGACGCGGACGGCTACGTCTGGTTCGTCTCTCGCGACGACGACCTCATCATTACGAGCGGGTACCGCGTCGCGCCCCGAGAGGTCGAGGAGGCAATCCTCGAGCACCCGACCGTCGAACAGGTCGGCGTCGTCGGCGTTCCCGACGACACGCGGGGCGAGATCATCAAGGCGGTCGTCCAACCGGTCGCGGGGGAGACGGGAACGGACGAACTACGTCGCGAAATCCGCGACCTCGTCAGAGAGCGGGTGGCTGAGTACGAGTACCCGCGCGAGATCGAGTTCGTCGACGAACTGCCGACGACCACGACGGGAAAGATTCGGCGGACCGAACTGGGGTGA